A window from Spiroplasma endosymbiont of Aspidapion aeneum encodes these proteins:
- the rplF gene encoding 50S ribosomal protein L6: MSRIGNRVLQIPAGVEIKIDGNDITIKGAKGELKKSFSPLIKITTTPLGIKTERSNDVKTTKQLHGTTNSIISWMLLGVSVGFEKELEINGVGYRAALAGDKINLSLGYSHPVEYHIPKGVSVEIPKPTIIKLSGIDKQVVGQAAAHIRAYRQPEPYKGKGIKYKDEHIIRKEGKKAGK; this comes from the coding sequence ATGTCACGTATAGGAAATAGAGTATTGCAAATTCCGGCAGGAGTTGAAATTAAGATTGATGGAAATGATATAACCATTAAAGGTGCTAAGGGTGAATTGAAGAAATCTTTTTCACCTTTAATAAAAATAACTACAACACCTTTAGGTATTAAAACAGAGCGTAGCAACGATGTAAAAACAACAAAACAGCTACACGGAACAACAAATTCAATAATTTCTTGAATGTTATTGGGTGTTAGTGTAGGGTTTGAAAAGGAATTAGAAATCAATGGTGTTGGTTATAGAGCGGCTTTAGCTGGTGATAAGATTAATCTATCATTGGGTTATTCCCACCCTGTTGAGTATCATATTCCCAAGGGTGTATCTGTTGAAATTCCAAAACCAACTATTATAAAATTATCTGGAATAGATAAACAAGTTGTGGGACAAGCAGCGGCACATATTAGAGCATATAGACAACCTGAACCATATAAAGGTAAGGGAATAAAATATAAAGATGAGCACATAATAAGAAAAGAAGGAAAAAAAGCTGGTAAGTAA
- the secY gene encoding preprotein translocase subunit SecY yields the protein MLDKTTVTGLKTRKSKVIKNKKNKKNKNSVNPINFGNASFFKRNKDLFKRIFITLMIILLIRVLSFVTIPSITLSPSYTQNVSNSEFFQLLSTLGGGTLGNFSIVALGVSPYITASIIVQLLSTDVIPVLSNWSKSGERGKRKLDKLTKILSIPFAIMQSIATIFTLTSQGLISPKWSSSDSGIGPSWFYYMLVPLVMIAGSFFLLWLSDQITLKGIGNGVSVIIFAGIVTKMPNSIISTFKFWIDKNDESSVLLDGILKFIIYLCAFLFLIYMIVVMNEVERKIPIQQTGAGLVDSSEHTPYLPLKLNNAGVIPVIFASAIISTPVTISQILISSGKTNWFVLFCNNYLSFSSWHGIIIYAVLTILFTFLYSQVQINPEKIADNFQKSGTFIPGIKPGKDTEKFISATINRLSWMGSFFLAFIAVLPYVISKLTNLPSSLAIGGTGLIIVISVSIQTIQQIKSRLIEQEFVNRKNKNVKVVESSKKSHIW from the coding sequence ATGTTGGATAAGACAACTGTTACTGGTTTGAAGACAAGAAAATCTAAGGTAATTAAAAATAAAAAAAATAAAAAAAATAAAAATTCAGTAAATCCGATTAATTTTGGTAATGCTAGTTTTTTTAAGAGAAACAAAGATTTATTTAAAAGAATTTTTATTACACTTATGATAATTCTTTTGATAAGGGTTTTAAGTTTTGTCACAATCCCTAGTATTACATTGTCCCCTTCATATACACAAAATGTGTCCAATAGTGAGTTCTTTCAATTACTTTCGACACTTGGTGGAGGAACTTTGGGTAACTTTTCAATTGTTGCTCTTGGTGTATCACCATATATTACCGCTTCAATTATAGTGCAATTATTATCAACAGATGTTATCCCTGTGCTTAGCAACTGATCAAAATCTGGGGAAAGAGGTAAAAGAAAACTAGATAAACTTACAAAAATTTTGTCTATACCATTTGCCATTATGCAATCAATTGCTACAATATTTACATTAACATCACAAGGATTAATTAGTCCGAAATGGTCAAGTAGTGATAGTGGTATAGGTCCATCTTGATTTTATTATATGTTAGTTCCGCTTGTTATGATAGCTGGAAGTTTCTTCTTATTATGATTATCAGATCAAATAACATTAAAAGGTATTGGAAATGGTGTTTCTGTTATTATCTTCGCTGGTATTGTTACTAAAATGCCAAATAGTATAATATCTACATTTAAATTTTGAATTGATAAAAATGACGAGTCATCTGTGCTATTAGATGGTATTCTGAAATTTATAATATATTTATGTGCATTCTTATTCCTTATTTATATGATTGTTGTTATGAATGAGGTTGAAAGAAAAATACCAATCCAACAAACTGGTGCTGGCCTTGTTGATTCCTCAGAACACACACCATACTTACCATTAAAATTAAATAATGCAGGTGTTATTCCGGTTATTTTTGCAAGTGCAATTATCTCTACACCCGTAACAATTTCTCAAATATTAATTTCCAGTGGAAAAACAAATTGATTTGTGCTATTTTGTAATAATTATTTGTCATTTAGTTCATGACATGGTATTATAATCTATGCAGTATTAACTATTTTATTTACATTTCTTTATTCTCAAGTTCAAATAAATCCTGAAAAAATTGCAGATAACTTTCAAAAATCTGGTACATTTATCCCGGGTATAAAACCTGGGAAGGACACAGAGAAATTTATAAGCGCAACGATCAATAGGCTTAGTTGAATGGGTTCATTCTTTCTTGCATTTATTGCTGTATTACCATATGTAATTTCGAAATTAACAAACCTTCCAAGTAGCTTAGCTATTGGAGGGACTGGATTGATTATTGTTATTTCTGTTTCAATTCAAACTATTCAACAAATTAAAAGTAGACTTATTGAACAAGAGTTCGTTAACCGTAAGAATAAAAATGTTAAAGTTGTTGAATCATCAAAAAAATCACATATTTGATAA
- a CDS encoding type Z 30S ribosomal protein S14 — MAKKSLIVKQHKKQKFKVREYTRCENCGRPHSVLKRFKLCRICFREFAYKGQLPGVTKASW, encoded by the coding sequence ATGGCTAAGAAATCATTAATTGTTAAACAACATAAAAAACAAAAATTTAAGGTTAGAGAGTATACAAGATGTGAAAATTGTGGAAGACCACATTCAGTTTTAAAGAGATTTAAATTGTGCAGAATATGTTTTAGAGAATTTGCATATAAAGGACAACTACCCGGTGTTACTAAAGCAAGCTGATAG
- the map gene encoding type I methionyl aminopeptidase codes for MNITIKNNKQIDDMRIGGKLLGRALTLLKESIKPGFNCLDLDKIFANFLKENNCDSNFKNYMGYPKYICVSINEQLIHGIPQDREIENGDIISIDAGLIYNDMHLDAAFTTICGKPKNEKDIELVKITKESLFLAIEQIKAGVRIGTLSSTVQKIIEEKGFHLPTAYCGHGIGYEMHEDPQIPNVGKEKTGIRLVKGMTICIEPMVQIGTPKTIVEKDQWTVRSADNSMAAHYEHTILVTEYGYEILTAWED; via the coding sequence ATGAATATAACAATTAAGAATAATAAACAAATAGATGATATGAGGATTGGCGGAAAGCTCTTAGGAAGAGCGCTAACCTTATTAAAAGAAAGTATTAAACCAGGTTTTAATTGCTTAGATTTGGATAAAATATTTGCTAACTTTTTGAAAGAAAATAATTGTGATAGTAACTTTAAAAATTATATGGGATATCCAAAATATATTTGTGTATCTATAAATGAACAACTAATTCATGGTATACCACAAGATAGAGAAATAGAAAATGGTGACATTATTTCAATAGATGCGGGTCTAATATATAATGATATGCATTTAGATGCTGCATTTACAACTATTTGTGGTAAGCCAAAAAATGAAAAGGATATAGAACTTGTAAAGATTACAAAAGAATCATTATTCTTGGCAATTGAACAAATTAAAGCCGGTGTACGAATCGGAACCTTATCTTCTACTGTTCAAAAAATTATTGAAGAAAAAGGTTTTCACTTGCCAACCGCTTATTGTGGACATGGGATAGGCTATGAAATGCATGAAGACCCTCAAATTCCAAATGTTGGAAAAGAAAAAACAGGTATAAGACTTGTAAAGGGAATGACAATATGTATTGAACCAATGGTTCAAATAGGAACCCCAAAAACCATAGTGGAAAAAGACCAATGAACGGTAAGGTCTGCGGATAATAGTATGGCTGCTCATTATGAGCATACAATCTTAGTCACAGAATATGGTTATGAAATACTAACCGCCTGGGAAGACTAA
- the rplO gene encoding 50S ribosomal protein L15, with protein MKLHELKYTPGSKKDVTRVGRGMASGKGKTSTRGHKGQNSRSGGGVRPGFEGGQTPLFRRIPKVGFTNINKKEYVILNLSTINNLGLTDINHDSLIEKKVIKSKKTLVKILGNGKIDKVINVRVNKISKNAEESIKKAGGKIEVI; from the coding sequence ATGAAATTACATGAATTAAAATACACTCCCGGTAGTAAAAAGGATGTTACTCGTGTTGGCCGTGGAATGGCGTCTGGTAAAGGTAAAACTTCTACAAGAGGACATAAGGGTCAAAATTCTCGTTCCGGGGGCGGAGTAAGGCCAGGCTTTGAAGGTGGACAAACTCCTTTATTTAGGAGAATACCTAAGGTTGGTTTTACAAATATTAATAAAAAAGAATATGTTATTCTTAACTTATCAACAATTAATAACCTTGGTTTGACCGATATCAACCACGACTCATTAATTGAAAAAAAGGTTATTAAATCAAAAAAAACTTTAGTTAAAATATTAGGAAATGGTAAAATAGATAAAGTTATTAATGTCAGAGTTAACAAAATATCTAAAAATGCAGAAGAAAGTATTAAAAAAGCGGGCGGAAAAATAGAGGTGATTTAA
- the rpsE gene encoding 30S ribosomal protein S5, whose product MENEKVVTNIVQEKTNINQNDSNKPPFEKGRNSKFGKGPNSRSDDKGSFRRKPMQRDKSFEEKVVKINRVTKVTKGGRRFRFAAIVVIGDKKGRVGLGTGKANEVPDAIKKAMKDARKNLVRVPFDGTTIPHDVIGHFGAGKVMIKPAKKGTGVIAGGPARAVMELAGISDVYAKSLGSNTPINMIRATLDGLSQMMTRAQIEALRFNKSVKKPETEQIATT is encoded by the coding sequence ATGGAAAATGAAAAAGTAGTAACCAACATAGTTCAAGAAAAAACAAATATTAATCAAAACGATTCTAATAAGCCACCCTTCGAGAAAGGAAGAAATTCTAAATTTGGAAAAGGACCTAATTCTCGTTCTGATGACAAAGGATCTTTTAGAAGAAAACCAATGCAAAGAGATAAATCTTTCGAAGAAAAGGTTGTTAAGATTAATAGAGTTACGAAGGTAACAAAAGGTGGTCGTAGATTTAGATTTGCAGCAATTGTGGTTATTGGTGATAAAAAAGGAAGAGTCGGACTTGGAACTGGTAAAGCAAATGAAGTTCCCGATGCTATTAAAAAAGCAATGAAGGATGCTAGAAAAAATCTAGTAAGAGTCCCATTTGATGGTACAACAATACCTCATGATGTTATTGGGCATTTTGGAGCTGGTAAAGTTATGATCAAACCAGCGAAAAAAGGAACTGGTGTCATTGCCGGAGGACCAGCAAGGGCTGTTATGGAATTAGCGGGTATAAGTGATGTATATGCAAAATCACTAGGATCAAATACGCCAATAAATATGATTAGAGCAACTCTTGATGGATTATCTCAAATGATGACTAGGGCACAGATAGAAGCTTTAAGATTTAATAAATCCGTTAAAAAACCGGAAACTGAACAAATCGCAACTACTTAA
- the infA gene encoding translation initiation factor IF-1: protein MSKEDYLEVEAVVVEVLPNTKFKVKLENDVIIDAHVSGKIRMNYIRIVPGDKVTVAISPYDPTRGRITYRQKNETT from the coding sequence ATGTCTAAAGAAGATTATTTAGAAGTAGAAGCAGTTGTGGTAGAAGTGCTACCCAACACAAAATTTAAGGTTAAATTAGAAAACGACGTTATTATTGACGCTCACGTTTCGGGTAAAATTCGTATGAACTACATTCGAATTGTACCCGGTGATAAAGTAACAGTCGCTATTTCTCCTTATGACCCAACACGTGGGCGTATAACTTATAGACAAAAAAATGAGACTACTTAA
- the rpmJ gene encoding 50S ribosomal protein L36 — MKVRSSVKRICDKCRVIKRKGRVMIICAQPKHKQRQG; from the coding sequence ATGAAAGTAAGATCATCTGTGAAAAGAATATGCGATAAGTGTCGTGTTATTAAAAGAAAAGGTCGTGTTATGATAATTTGTGCACAACCAAAGCATAAGCAAAGACAAGGCTAA
- a CDS encoding adenylate kinase, with protein MNLLLLGLPGSGKGTFSEHLEKEKKMLHMSTGDLFRKNIDNKTKLGLDAKKYLESGKYVPDHITIDMVKDYIKKNNYFDNLIYDGFPRTVFQAQALDDFLIENNSKLDKVIYIDIQEEIVVNRLKNRLVCSKCQSIYNKKTKAPLKEGVCDFDGEKLLTRKDDLPENIAIRLQVYKEQTSPLLDYYNERIFNVNIGDHNIEEFIKTVYDGLKI; from the coding sequence ATGAATTTACTTTTATTAGGTTTACCAGGAAGTGGTAAGGGTACTTTTTCAGAACATTTAGAAAAAGAAAAGAAAATGCTTCATATGTCAACCGGCGATTTATTTAGAAAAAATATAGATAATAAAACAAAACTTGGTTTAGATGCGAAGAAATATCTTGAAAGTGGTAAATATGTCCCAGATCATATAACAATAGATATGGTCAAGGATTATATTAAGAAAAATAATTATTTTGATAATTTAATTTATGACGGATTCCCTAGAACAGTTTTCCAAGCCCAAGCATTAGATGATTTTCTCATAGAAAATAATTCAAAATTAGATAAAGTAATCTACATTGATATTCAAGAAGAAATAGTTGTTAATAGATTGAAAAATAGGCTTGTCTGTAGCAAGTGTCAATCTATTTATAATAAGAAAACAAAAGCGCCCTTAAAAGAAGGTGTGTGTGATTTTGATGGAGAAAAATTATTAACAAGAAAAGATGATCTTCCTGAAAATATTGCAATTAGATTACAGGTCTATAAAGAACAAACATCGCCCTTACTAGATTACTATAACGAAAGAATATTTAATGTAAATATAGGCGATCACAATATTGAGGAATTTATTAAAACCGTTTATGATGGATTAAAGATTTAA
- the rpsM gene encoding 30S ribosomal protein S13, giving the protein MARINGVEIPNNKRVVISLTYIYGIGLSMSKHVLDNCKISEDIRVKDLTEEQSKRISSEISKITTEGDLRRKVSLNIKRLMEIGCYRGIRHRKGLPVRGQSSKQNARTRKGPRKTVANKKK; this is encoded by the coding sequence ATGGCTCGTATAAACGGGGTAGAGATACCAAATAATAAAAGAGTTGTCATTAGTCTAACCTATATTTATGGTATTGGACTTTCAATGTCTAAACATGTTTTAGATAATTGTAAGATAAGTGAAGATATCAGAGTAAAAGATTTAACTGAGGAACAATCTAAAAGAATATCATCCGAAATCTCAAAAATAACAACCGAAGGTGATTTAAGACGTAAGGTCTCATTAAACATTAAAAGATTGATGGAAATTGGGTGTTATAGAGGAATAAGACACAGAAAAGGGCTACCAGTTAGGGGACAATCTTCAAAGCAAAACGCTAGAACAAGAAAAGGTCCAAGAAAAACAGTTGCCAATAAGAAAAAATAG
- the rpsH gene encoding 30S ribosomal protein S8 produces the protein MTTDVIADMLTRIRNANQRYHKDVLIPGSKEKKHIADILKKEGFIEDFVESDDFRKDLVVKLKYLGKNRVIHGLKRISKPGLRVFSKAENIPHVLNGLGIAIVSTSQGIMTDKQARQQNVGGEVLAFVW, from the coding sequence ATGACAACAGACGTTATTGCAGATATGTTAACTCGCATTAGAAATGCGAATCAAAGATATCACAAGGATGTGCTAATTCCGGGAAGCAAGGAAAAAAAACATATAGCTGATATCTTAAAAAAAGAAGGATTTATTGAAGATTTTGTTGAATCTGATGACTTTAGAAAAGATCTAGTAGTAAAACTGAAATATTTAGGAAAGAATAGAGTGATTCATGGTTTAAAAAGAATTTCAAAACCTGGTCTGCGAGTTTTTTCAAAAGCTGAGAATATACCTCATGTATTAAATGGATTAGGAATAGCAATAGTTTCAACATCACAAGGGATTATGACAGACAAACAAGCTCGCCAACAAAATGTTGGTGGTGAAGTCTTGGCTTTTGTTTGATAG
- the rplR gene encoding 50S ribosomal protein L18, with translation MKHTKNKARQKRHLRIRKKIVGTSSKPRLCVYKSNRFFYAQLIDDNKGETIAAAHSLKMGLKNPSNIDAAKAVGNDILEKMKSKKIIEIVFDRSGYIYHGKIKAFAETLREKGIKF, from the coding sequence ATGAAACATACTAAAAATAAAGCGCGTCAAAAAAGACACCTTAGAATTAGAAAAAAAATAGTTGGAACATCTTCTAAACCAAGATTATGTGTTTATAAATCAAATAGATTCTTTTATGCTCAATTAATAGATGACAATAAAGGGGAAACAATTGCTGCGGCACATTCATTAAAAATGGGCTTAAAGAACCCATCAAATATTGACGCCGCAAAGGCGGTTGGAAATGATATTTTAGAAAAAATGAAATCTAAAAAAATAATTGAAATAGTTTTTGACCGAAGTGGATATATTTATCATGGTAAAATCAAAGCATTTGCAGAAACACTAAGAGAAAAGGGAATTAAATTCTAG